The DNA segment ATATCAATTTCCTGAGCACCATTTTTAATAGCATTTCTTGTTTCAAATGCTTTTGTTTCAGAAGTATTGGCTCCTAAAGGAAATCCAATAACAGTAGTCACTTTAACAGATGTATCTGCAAGCATTTTTGAAGCAAGAGGTACAAATACCGGGTGAATACAAACTGAAGCAAATTCATTTTCTGCAGCCTCATTACATAATTTCTTTATATCATCCACTGTACCAGTTGCTTTTAGGAAAGTATGATCAATCATTTTTGCCATGTCACGTGGTTTAATAGCCACAACTATCACTCCTTAATTTATTTTCAAACTTAATTTTACTATAAAACGTTCATATCGTTAATATTTATATTCTGTATAATTAACAATTATCCTGCTTTAAAAGAAATTTTTTTAGTCTTTATAACCCATTTGTCTTAAAAGATTTTTATCCTCACGCCAATCTTTTTTGACTTTAACCCAGAGATCCAGATATACTTTGCTGTTTAACAATTTTTCAATAGTTTTTCTTGATTCAGAGCCTATTTTCTTTAATCTTTTGCCATTTTTCCCAATTACTATTCCTTTATGAGATTTCTTTTCTACTATTACATTTGCTCTAACAAATATCATACCATTATCTCTTTCTTTCATTTCTTCAACTAAAACTGCAGCTCCATATGGTATTTCTTCACGGGTATATTTAAATATTTGCTCTCTGATTAATTCTGAAACAATAAATTTTTCTATTTGATCGGTAAACATTTCTTCAGGATAATATTTTGGTCCTTCAGGTAGTAAAGAGAATATCTTATTAAATAGATTATCAATATTTCTTCCTGATTTTGCAGAAATAGGTATAACTTCTAAATCTGTATTTTTTTCATAATTTTTCTGTCTTTTAATTAGTAATTTATTATTTATTTTGTCAATTTTATTCATAACAACTAATACAGGAATATCTATACCAGAAATCTGGTTTAATATAAATTTATCTCCTTTACCAAAAGGAGAATTGGCATCTACCATAAATAGCACTACATCTATTCCTTTTAAACTTTGAAATGCCTGATCTAACATATACTTATCTAATTCATTTTTAGCCTTATGAACACCTGGAGTATCCATAAATATAACCTGGCCCTGATCATCAGTGTAAATAGCTTTAAGTTGATTACGGGTAGTCTGTGGTTTTTTAGATACAATAACTGTTTTTTCTCCAATCAACTCATTAACTAAAGTTGATTTTCCTACATTGGGTCTTCCAATTACTGAAACAAATCCTGATTTAAAACTCATTATCCATATCCTCCTGCTTAAAAGCTCCAGGTAATAATTCACAACTCTTTTTAATAATTTCTTTACCATTTTTATTTATCATAATTACTTCAATATCTTCACCAAATTCATTTATCACCTGTCTACATGCCCCACAGGGGCTTATTATTTTTTCATAATTTCCATACAAAAGTAAAGCTTCAAAATCCCTGTATCCTTCTGAAACCGCTTTGAAAATCGCAGTTCTTTCAGCGCAATTAGTTACACTATAAGAAGCATTTTCAATATTAACACCAGTAAAAATCTTTCCCTCTTTTGTTAATAGAGCTGCAGAGAGAGGAAAATCAGAATAAGGAACATAGGCATATTTTATTGCATTTTTTGCTTTCTTTAACATTTTATCTTTAATTTCTTTTTCCATTATTATCACCTTTTTCATATTTTATTTCACTTGAAGTTGGAACAACCTGAATCCAGGTTTTACCAGGATTGAGTTTTACTTCTTTGTTTTCATTATTATAAAAAACAGTCCATTCTCCTTCTTCTTTTTTCCATTTTCCCTCTATAAATTCTCCATCTATAAAATAATAAGCTTTTCCTGTACCATTAATTTTCATTTCTAATCTGCCCTGATCATCTTTAGACTTTGTTTCTACAAATTTAACTAATATGTTTTTTACTGTGATTTGTTCATTATTTTGATTTAAATGTGGAGTTTCAAAATCATTTAAATATCTTTTATATACATTATTCTTAATATCATATTCATAATTAACTTCATAATTACCCCAATAATCAATTTTTATTTTTTTAGCTTCAATCTTCTCAATATTAATAAAACTTAAATCCTTAAATTCAAATCTGCTTTGGTATTCCTGACCAGTTCTATTATTTAAATAATCACTAATTTTAAAATAGCCAGTAAATAAGTTGTGAGGTATTTTTTTCTCACTACCTCTCCAAAAATAATTCCCATTATATATTTGATCTATGTGTTTTATA comes from the Halanaerobiales bacterium genome and includes:
- the era gene encoding GTPase Era, with the translated sequence MSFKSGFVSVIGRPNVGKSTLVNELIGEKTVIVSKKPQTTRNQLKAIYTDDQGQVIFMDTPGVHKAKNELDKYMLDQAFQSLKGIDVVLFMVDANSPFGKGDKFILNQISGIDIPVLVVMNKIDKINNKLLIKRQKNYEKNTDLEVIPISAKSGRNIDNLFNKIFSLLPEGPKYYPEEMFTDQIEKFIVSELIREQIFKYTREEIPYGAAVLVEEMKERDNGMIFVRANVIVEKKSHKGIVIGKNGKRLKKIGSESRKTIEKLLNSKVYLDLWVKVKKDWREDKNLLRQMGYKD
- a CDS encoding cytidine deaminase; the protein is MEKEIKDKMLKKAKNAIKYAYVPYSDFPLSAALLTKEGKIFTGVNIENASYSVTNCAERTAIFKAVSEGYRDFEALLLYGNYEKIISPCGACRQVINEFGEDIEVIMINKNGKEIIKKSCELLPGAFKQEDMDNEF
- a CDS encoding DUF3048 domain-containing protein, whose translation is MKYKRKKYFILFILIIIILQVITPTKIKAQKYNFSPFSGRVIQEKFFQNAVMAVIENSKQARPQSGLNSAPIVYEYLVEGGITRFLALYWYEIPNKIGPIRSARPYLIKTSNSYKSILLHAGASPAGFNILQNNDIKHIDQIYNGNYFWRGSEKKIPHNLFTGYFKISDYLNNRTGQEYQSRFEFKDLSFINIEKIEAKKIKIDYWGNYEVNYEYDIKNNVYKRYLNDFETPHLNQNNEQITVKNILVKFVETKSKDDQGRLEMKINGTGKAYYFIDGEFIEGKWKKEEGEWTVFYNNENKEVKLNPGKTWIQVVPTSSEIKYEKGDNNGKRN